The genomic stretch ATTTATCCTACAGATACGGTTTACTCCTTTGGCTGTGATATTACTAAGTCTAGGGCTTTAGAGCAGGTTGCTCGTTTGAAAAATATTAAAATTGAAAAGGCCAATTTTTCCATTATTTTTTCAGATTTGTCTCACCTTTCAGAATACACCAAACAAGTAGACACACCAACCTACAAATTGCTCAATCGTGCTCTTCCTGGTCCGTATACTTTCATTTTGGATGCCAGTAATGCCATTCCAAAAATCTTTAAAAGCAAAAAGAAAACAATTGGTATTCGTATTCCTGACAATAATATTCCTCGCGAAATAGTACGTGCTCTTGGAAATCCTATCATCGCTTCTTCTGTACATGATGAAGACGAAATCATTAATTACACCACCGATCCAGAGCTTATTTTAGAAAAATATGGCAAACAGGTAGATCTCATTATTGATGGCGGAATGGGAGATAATCATGACTCTACAGTTATTGATCTTACTTTGGGTAGCCCTGAAGTTATTCGGGAAGGAAAAGGTGACCTTTCCATCTTATGACAAAACGCATTTTACTAATAACCCATGCCATCATTCTTTTGGTGCTTTGGGTTTTAGCTTTTTTTACTGATGGCACAGGAGGTGGCGGTGATTCTATCACCCACTTCTTTTTTGCTCAATTAGCTTGGAAAGAACCCATCAATTTTTTTGACCATTGGGGAAAACCATTTTTCACGCTATTTGCTTCACCATGGGCTCAGTTTGGTTTTATTGGTATTAAATTTTTCAATATTTTCTGTGGTGTTTTTAGCTCCTACCTCACAGCTTTGATTGCCATACGCTTATCGAAGCCATGGCCCTGGGCAATAACAATTATGGCTTTTGTAGCACCCGCTTATTACACCTTTCTTTTCAGCGGACTTACCGAGCCTTTTTCATCTTTAGTAGTAGTTGGTGCTGTGTACCTCTGCCTTAGTGGCAAAATGGGTTGGGGATTATTTTTGGCATCATTTCTTCCATTTTGTAGATCCGAAGCACAGGTTTTTCTTCTCTTCTTCTTTGTCTTTGCCGTTTTAAATAAAGGTTGGAAACTCACTCCACTCCTACTTTCTGGCTACCTTATTTATGGCTTGGTAGGTTCCTTATATTTAGAAAGTCCATTATGGATTTTTGAAGTACCCTATAATCCTACTGGCTCGGTATATGGCCATGGTGAATGGTTGCATTATGTGAATATGCTTACTCACATGCTGGGGGTTCCCTTTATTATTTTGGCAGGCTTAGGTCTCATTCAATTTTTGCGTAAAGCTTTTATTCAGGGAAGTTTTAAGTGGAAATCCGAACTGTGGCTTGTCCATGGGATTTTCTTCTCGCTACTTGTAGGACATACCGTAGTGTGGGCTTTAGGGATTTATGGCAGCGCGGGCTTATCTCGAACATTAATCACCGTATTTCCTCTTCTTTGGTTGATCATGCTGGATGGGCTAATTCTTTTAAAAGACACTTCCGCTAAGCTTTTTGCTGGCCGATCATATATCCTCCCGTTAACAATTATTATCATTCAGGCCGGCATTACCTTCACTAGTCCGGTTTCAAAATATTACTACAATGCTCATTTAAAACTTAATGTAGAAGACCGTTTTATCAATTCTGAAATAGGCCCATTCATCAAAGAAAAGTATCCCGATATACGGCATTTTGTAATTGACAAGCCGTACCTCGCAATTGGACTAGGGATTAACTTTATTGATCCTCAGGAAAGAAGCAATTGGAACGTCTACAATCATTTGGATGAATTGACGCAACCTTCTCTTTTCATTTTTGATCAGCAGTATATTACGGTGCAATATGGCATAGAATTACAACAAGTAAGACAAGAGCAAAAACTGGAAGAACTCCATGAATGGACTTCTCCCAGTGGGCTGAAATATGTTTTATTTCAAAAGAAGTAAGTTAACTCAACGTTCTAAAAGCCTTCCCTAGATTATGAATTACATCTGTGGCCAGGCATGCTTCTTCTGAAGTTTCATCACTTGCAAAATGGGCCGCTATCCCCTGAAGGTAAACGCCTAATTTTGTTGCATGTAAAGGCTCATAGCCAGAAGCCAAAAGTCCTGTAATAATTCCTGTGAGCACATCTCCACTTCCTCCTTTAGCCAAAGCAGGGGTGCCATAGTCCATAAAATAGATTTGTCCATCGGGCGCTGCAATGGCCGTGATGGCGTCTTTTAAAACAACAATAATGGAATGTTTTTTAGCAAATTCCCTCAGTCTTTCTAGGTAATCTGGCTTTAGTTCTTGAAGACCTAAAAGCCTTTTGAACTCTCCGGGGTGAGGAGTTAGAATT from Owenweeksia hongkongensis DSM 17368 encodes the following:
- a CDS encoding L-threonylcarbamoyladenylate synthase, which gives rise to MAELVKIYPENPNPKAIQKVIDVLKKGGVIIYPTDTVYSFGCDITKSRALEQVARLKNIKIEKANFSIIFSDLSHLSEYTKQVDTPTYKLLNRALPGPYTFILDASNAIPKIFKSKKKTIGIRIPDNNIPREIVRALGNPIIASSVHDEDEIINYTTDPELILEKYGKQVDLIIDGGMGDNHDSTVIDLTLGSPEVIREGKGDLSIL